Proteins encoded by one window of Engraulis encrasicolus isolate BLACKSEA-1 chromosome 23, IST_EnEncr_1.0, whole genome shotgun sequence:
- the sash3 gene encoding SAM and SH3 domain-containing protein 3, translated as MLRRKPSNASEKEQVAGQKKKLTLQRSSSFKDFMKPKPSSPVVADPDATLSEAVDGAGHEEGGKKQGKWRKIITRTMTRKTSKMVQKVLEEGADSGDDMPSSPMSGDMTPDLTPGQRSSVCSNGSGDTLHSPVSRQISGCGDRQSLDSGYGQRDSMKLDDSPAPYNGPFCGRCQVHTDFTPSPYEFESLKLQKGDIIHIIDKPPMGTWTGKLNNKVGSFKFIYVTILPEESQAKRKRFSSQDRHNRLKPKTLEEVLEKIGLTELGSLLSMQGCQSLEDFSSLKESHLNELNITDPEQRTKILTAVELLHDSEDECDDEEEETSEEKPEVPRDSGCFEGSENLENGRDEPEPEQEPEAEGKAEPKADSKTEQGSEALSDVQEQLQDLTIEDGS; from the exons ATGTTACGACGGAAGCCCTCCAATGCCTCGGAGAAGGAGCAGGTGGCGGGCCAGAAAAagaag ctgaCTCTGCAGCGGTCAAGCAGCTTCAAAGACTTCATGAAGCCCAAGCCCTCGTCCCCGGTGGTGGCAGACCCAGATGCCACCCTGAGCGAAGCC GTCGACGGAGCAGGGCACGAAgagggtggaaaaaaacaaggcaagTGGAGGAAGATCATCACCCGCACCATGACACGCAAGACCTCCAAGATGGTGCAGAAGGTCCTGGAGGAAGGA GCCGACAGTGGGGATGACATGCCCAGCTCCCCCATGTCAGGGGACATGACGCCAGACCTGACCCCAGGACAGCGCTCCTCGGTCTGCTCCAACGGCTCGGGAGACACCCTGCACAGCCCCGTCTCAAGGCAGATCTCTGGAT GTGGGGACAGACAGAGTTTAGACAGCGGCTATGGGCAGCGTGACAGCATGAAGCTGGATGACTCCCCAGCCCCCTACAACGGGCCCTTCTGTGGCAGGTGCCAGGTGCACACAGACTTCACCCCCAGCCCTTACGAGTTCGAGTCCCTCAAACTACAG AAAGGAGACATCATTCATATAATCGATAAGCCGCCGATGGGCACCTGGACGGGCAAGCTGAACAACAAGGTGGGCTCCTTCAAGTTCATCTACGTGACCATTCTGCCCGAGGAGAGCCAAGCCAAGCGGAAGAGGTTCTCCAGCCAGGACCGCCACAACCGCCTTAAACCCAAAACCCTGGAGGAAGTCCTGGAGAAAATTGGCCTAACC GAGCTGGGCTCTCTGCTCTCCATGCAGGGCTGCCAGTCCCTTGAGGACTTTAGCAGTCTGAAGGAGTCTCACCTGAATGAGCTGAACATCACAGACCCTGAACAGCGCACCAAAATACTCACAGCTGTGGAGCTACTGCACGACT CTGAGGATGAgtgtgatgatgaggaagaggagacgtCAGAGGAGAAGCCTGAGGTGCCACGGGACTCCGGCTGCTTCGAGGGCTCGGAGAACCTGGAGAACGGACGCGACGAGCCAGAACCGGAACAGGAACCGGAAGCAGAGGGCAAAGCAGAACCCAAAGCAGACTCCAAGACAGAGCAAGGTAGCGAGGCACTCAGTGATGTGCAAGAGCAGCTGCAGGATCTGACAATAGAGGATGGTTCTTGA